CGGTTAAAAGCGTTTACAAAGGATGATTTGCGTAAATTACACAGTAAAGCAATAGAAATGAAAGTAAATGCCTATATGGTATTAAAAGAGGCGGGGTATATCAAGGATCCGTTGAGAGAGCTGGTGGATTGAGCCAATGCTTGATTTTTTTACAGATCCTTACGAGGATGAAATATTATACAGTACTGTAGCGAGGTATCACTATTATTCCGGCAATGTTTCCATGCGCGAGACTTTGATACAAGTATTTGGCGACCGTAATGCGCTGCCGAGTATAGCTGTGCCATGCAGGCTTGAATACTTAGCCAGTCAACTTGTGAATGAGATTTACACGCCGGAATACTGGATTAGGATGCATACCATACTGCCGTATTACCTGCCTCTTATGGATAAGAAGCGGAAAGAACAGGTGTTGGAGGAGGTTAATGGCAACGAAGGAAAGGGACTTTTTACCCTTATCGGTATGGCGGCAGGAGGCATCTGCAGAAAATCAGGGCTGTATTATTGTCCGCAATGTGCGGTTGAGGATATGAAACGGTACGGGGAAGCTTATTTTCACAGACCTCACCAACTGGAGGGAGTATTTGTATGTGACAGGCATGGCTGTAACCTTAAGGAGTACTCGGTGGCAAAAGATAAGGTCAGCCGGATTCAGTTTATTAGGTTTGATTTAAAGAATGTCGGTTTGGATAAATTAGATGACAATCCAGAGAACCAGTATAAAAATAAAGATGACAAGCATTTAGCGCTCAAACTACATGATGTTGCAAAGGCGGCAAGATACATTATTGATCGTGTTGATTTTTCAGAGTTTGACAATGCCAAGGTACACGGGAACATTACGGCGTGGCTGGATAGCAAAGGATATCTTACGAGAAAAGGACATGTCAGGCAGAGAGATTTTTGTAATGACTTGCATAACTTTTATGGTGAAAATTTTCTTGATATGCTGGAATGTAGGTTTGAGCCAAACAAGGACTATGCATGGCCATGTGAAGCAGTTAGGCGTCCCGGCAAGTCCATTCATCCAGTGAGGTATATCCTGATAGCGCTTTTCCTGTGTGGAAGTGTAGAGGGCCTTTTCTGCTCCATAAACAGGCAAATGACAAAATCAGAGGATGCAGCTAGTAGCCGAGAGGCCGATGCCAAGAGAAAATGCAAAGTATATGATATGGATTGGGGAAAACGCCTTGTTGAAGTTATAAAGTCAGGCGGCAGTCTCAGAGGGATAGCGCGTGAAATGAATTGCGATCCAAAGACGGTTATAAAACATGCACAGGCTCTTGGAGTTTCGCACCTTTTGAATTCAAGCATGAAAGTCTATATGCCGAAAGGTAAGCAAGCAGGAGTAGACTATAGTGTCGATGCCGATGATATACGTAAATATGTAAAAGAAAATCAGGGTTGTACAAGGAATGAAGTGCGAAAGCATCTGTATCGCCAATATATGAGGCTTTATAAACACCAGCCTGAATTGCTTTACTCAATATTGCCTGAAAAGGTTAAGCAACTACCTGGAGGGACACTAAAAGTTGACTGGAGTGTGCGGGATGTTGAAATACTTGAAAGAGCGAAAATGGCGTGTTCACGCTTGCTGTTTATGCCGGAACCGGTCCGTATCAGTTCCTCACGGCTAATGAAGGAAATCGGATATTCATCACTTCGTTTTTATATGGATAAGCTGCCGATGACAAAGCAGTATATTGAGAATGTTGTTGAGAGTGTTGAGGATTTCCAGCTTCGAAGGGTTGATTCTGTATGCCGTAAGTTGTATGACGAAAAGGGTATATTTGAAAGATGGGAAGTTATGCGGATAGCTGGTCTGAGAAAAACTGTTTCAAACAGAGTTGTGGCCAGGATAGAAGAAAATATTAAAAACATAAGGGAAGACGTGGGGACGGTGTTATTCGATGACGGATAACCGAAAAAGCGCTATAATTGTTTATTTTCCCATTCAATAGTCAACTACCCAGTTATAAGTTATTTTATGCTATTCCTGATTCCCTAGCTAGGGTTCTTTTTATTGCTCATTTTTTAATTCAACTTACCAGAAGTGATATTCTGTGTAGTGTATTTATTTTATTTAAAATAGGACATGTTGTCACCTAAATAATATTTTACTGTAACTCCCCATTCGTGATACAAATGATTAGAAATACTTAATACGCAGCCCATAGGTGTGTTATAGCTTAGGGCATGATGATAGTAGGTTATTGTTGACGCAGGATTTTACGGATTTAAAGTCGAAAATAGCAACTATGAGTAAAACGACTGCAGCTTACAAGCACTATATAAACCTTATATAGTGAAAACATCAATTCCAAATTAATAGGAGAGCTCTTTTATTTTACAAATTATAGGCACAGCCTTTGCCCAAACTAATAAATTTTTATAAATAGGAGGGGCTATGATTAAATACGGTGATTTATTTCAGTTAAATCCCATTGAAACGATTATCAAACTTACGCATGCTGACGAACAATCGGAAGCGAAACGCTTGGTATCATCGTTCGTGGTTACGCCTTCCCTTGCTAAAAGTTTCATTGATGTAATTCTGCCTCAATTGACTTTTTCTAAAGATCATGAAAAAAAAGGCATTTTCGTGGTGGGCAATTATGGCACTGGCA
This Dehalobacter sp. DNA region includes the following protein-coding sequences:
- a CDS encoding TnsD family transposase, with amino-acid sequence MLDFFTDPYEDEILYSTVARYHYYSGNVSMRETLIQVFGDRNALPSIAVPCRLEYLASQLVNEIYTPEYWIRMHTILPYYLPLMDKKRKEQVLEEVNGNEGKGLFTLIGMAAGGICRKSGLYYCPQCAVEDMKRYGEAYFHRPHQLEGVFVCDRHGCNLKEYSVAKDKVSRIQFIRFDLKNVGLDKLDDNPENQYKNKDDKHLALKLHDVAKAARYIIDRVDFSEFDNAKVHGNITAWLDSKGYLTRKGHVRQRDFCNDLHNFYGENFLDMLECRFEPNKDYAWPCEAVRRPGKSIHPVRYILIALFLCGSVEGLFCSINRQMTKSEDAASSREADAKRKCKVYDMDWGKRLVEVIKSGGSLRGIAREMNCDPKTVIKHAQALGVSHLLNSSMKVYMPKGKQAGVDYSVDADDIRKYVKENQGCTRNEVRKHLYRQYMRLYKHQPELLYSILPEKVKQLPGGTLKVDWSVRDVEILERAKMACSRLLFMPEPVRISSSRLMKEIGYSSLRFYMDKLPMTKQYIENVVESVEDFQLRRVDSVCRKLYDEKGIFERWEVMRIAGLRKTVSNRVVARIEENIKNIREDVGTVLFDDG